The Bombus fervidus isolate BK054 chromosome 3, iyBomFerv1, whole genome shotgun sequence genome includes a window with the following:
- the Slim gene encoding scruin like at the midline yields the protein MYTFKPFVFIKHEAQSIERPKARSGHRIVCDHKNLYSYGGFNPCIPDTDPDMQNDQTWISSKPLFKEVWKFNLVTQQWKRLPGQNNMPNELASNAVILRGNALMVYGGTGVPFGHSCSNHLYVCNVNNGRMYIVPAKGDLPEPQYGQALICHGSYLYTVGGTTGYEYTCDIHRFDLRAGIWETVYICSGRDQSEPTGRYRHELAFDGKLIYVLGGGTATEAFGFSEIPAFDLETNKWIILNTYGDNDDNTVPEPRRCHGSVQYTNEKTGVTSVVISGGYNGDHVFSDVWRLDLNLLQWTCLRKCILPCPVYFHSAALTPEGRMYTFGGIVKENNKVVRTDAVHSVWLTIPKLSEICWQALIHYYPDLRHKSQDELLHMGIPLKFVQRIDWYDA from the exons atgtatacatttaaaCCATTTGTGTTCATAAAGCACGAAGCACAGAGTATAGAACGTCCAAAAGCTAGAAGTGGACATAGAATAGTCTGTGATCAtaagaatttatattcttatggAGGGTTTAATCCCTGTATCCCTGATACCGATCCTGATATGCAAAATGATCAGACATGGATCTCTAGTAAACCACTCTTCAAAGAAGTTTGGAAGTTCAATCTTGTTACACAACAATGGAAACGCTTACCAGGTCAAAATAATATGCCCAATGAGTTGGCATCGAATGCAGTGATTTTAAGGGGCAATGCCTTGATGGTTTATGGTGGAACTGGTGTACCATTTGGTCATAGTTGTAGCAATCATCTGTATGTGTGTAATGTTAATAATGGTAGAATGTACATAGTTCCTGCAAAAGGAGATCTACCTGAACCCCAATATGGACAAGCTTTAATATGTCATGGgtcatatttatatactgtCGGTGGTACTACAGGATACGAATATACTTGTGATATTCATAGATTTGATCTTAGGGCTGGTATTTGGGAGACTGTTTATATATGTTCTGGAAGAGATCAGAGTGAACCTACAGGACGATATAGACATGAATTAGCTTTTGATGGGAAACTTATATACGTTTTGGGAGGAGGAACAGCTACAGAAGCATTTGGTTTTTCg GAAATCCCTGCTTTTGACCTAGAAACAAATAAATGGATAATATTAAACACATATGGTGATAATGACGATAATACAGTGCCAGAACCTAGACGTTGTCATGGATCTGTGCAATATACAAATGAAAAAACAGGTGTCACGTCGGTAGTAATCTCTGGAGGATATAATGGAGATCATGTTTTCTCTGATGTTTGGAGATTAGATTTAAATCTGTTACAATGGACATGCTTAAGGAAATGTATACTTCCATGTCCTGTGTATTTTCATTCTGCAGCTCTTACTCCGGAAGGACGCATGTATACATTTGGTGGTATCGTTAAGGAAAATAATAAG GTTGTAAGGACAGATGCGGTTCATTCTGTTTGGTTAACAATTCCTAAATTATCAGAAATATGTTGGCAAGCATTAATTCATTACTATCCAGACTTAAGGCACAAGTCACAGGATGAATTGCTTCACATGGGTATACCCTTAAAATTTGTGCAAAGAATCGATTGGTATGATgcataa
- the LOC139986053 gene encoding uncharacterized protein produces MYETHNPGFCYHCTGAIKKGGQTMEQEQASKDSYEFVRSIVFTKGEVDPDKILCLHLLSAHSTKWKGNDDSTIRPVTPLMEKAKNKHFSGAWNNVIPCYVVDTQVISSDTKLHEDPRKKILDDRAIYEFEEKYKQYMKNDADFERALSSNAKHTQRIMLQGIDKMPAISPHVYSLLGASHELRIKQALAEGIIRRRHAGPNTELNKLDENSLSFRLDDDDDLSSRTTTNLSTRNWIAKSYSPSRRSTIGSTFKINREITMLKPKRRKNHDAMPKDLIAIKSSIRAMKEASSKTSSIKSPFHSVFGSRQSANSLVSATLNPEITTKKYRKCIYLNAPVKCIELRNKECQIVPILVNYQLQALVQTVFGVLERVNPEKSKKIIDTARDMEEINKMLSRPEIQNFTQYLLGQSLVSSPESFVVSIATMTNEIDLRFEGILEKEIIALTLEVPSLPSLDALITEIRNNIFLDNTRKKSEPSRNTGTTSSNPNRGKIGKKRGANITNVKNYPNWNKSKDCSKDAFAHNKSKEDNVMQLSETKCGNSLRKTSKIKAADQPRVSGNVLAKRTSNSKSWKSAQDLGHLDANHVILRRMTNTQRILVGQMCASLKTKRINNQGLIDESVPLAALIAPVLSRNSIKVLTQGTVFSNRNTMDEEEIDDNIVVPDKLTGPLLAKIRQNVGENETKRRLENFLKNEIV; encoded by the exons ATGTACGAAACTCATAATCCCGGCTTTTGCTACCATTGCACGGGCGCCATAAAAAAAGGTGGCCAGACGATGGAACAGGAGCAGGCGTCGAAAGATTCCTACGAGTTCGTGCGTTCGATAGTATTCACCAAAGGCGAGGTAGATCCTGATAAAATTCTTTGTCTCCATCTACTGTCCGCTCACAGTACGAAGTGGAAAGGCAACGACGACTCCACCATAAGACCTGTTACACCTTTAATGGAAAAAG CtaaaaacaaacatttttctgGCGCATGGAACAACGTCATACCCTGTTACGTGGTGGACACTCAAGTAATCTCATCGGACACGAAGCTCCATGAAGATCCACGGAAGAAGATTTTAGATGATCGAGCGATTTACGAGTTCGAGgagaaatataaacaatatatgAAGAACGACGCTGATTTTGAGAGAGCTTTATCGTCCAATGCTAAACACACGCAGAGAATAATGTTACAGGGGATCGATAAGATGCCCGCGATTTCACCTCACGTCTACTCTTTACTCGGAGCCTCGCATGAGCTGCGGATTAAACAAGCTCTTGCCGAAGGTATAATCAGGAGAAGACACGCTGGACCTAATACAGAATTGAACAAATTGGACGAGAATAGTTTGTCTTTTCGTctcgacgacgatgacgacctTTCCAGTAGAACAACCACGAACTTATCGACTAGAAATTGGATTGCCAAATCGTATAGTCCCTCGAGAAGGTCTACAATTGGATCCACGTTTAAAATCAATCGTGAAATTACTATGTTAAAGCCGAAACGGAGAAAGAATCACGATGCCATGCCTAAAGATCTTATTGCTATAAAATCTAGCATTAGAGCGATGAAAGAAGCATCTTCGAAAACTTCTAGCATCAAATCTCCTTTTCACAGCGTGTTTGGCAGTCGACAATCCGCGAATTCTCTCGTCTCAGCCACGTTGAATCCAGAGATAAcaactaaaaaatatagaaaatgtatttatctGAACGCACCTGTTAAATGCATCGAACTTAGAAACAAAGAATGTCAAATCGTACCGATTCTTGTGAATTATCAGCTGCAAGCGTTGGTGCAGACGGTGTTTGGAGTTCTTGAACGTGTGAATCCtgaaaaatcaaagaaaataaTCGATACTGCGAGAGATATGGAAGAGATAAATAAGATGTTATCGCGTccagaaatacaaaattttacacAATATCTGTTGGGTCAATCGTTGGTCTCGTCCCCAGAGAGTTTCGTAGTTTCAATAGCAACAATGACGAATGAGATAGATCTTCGATTCGAAGGAATTCTAGAAAAGGAGATAATCGCGTTGACTCTAGAAGTGCCGTCACTTCCATCTCTGGATGCTCTGATTACCGAGATacgaaataacatttttctcgATAATACAAGAAAGAAATCCGAACCAAGTAGAAATACCGGTACGACATCTTCGAATCCAAACAGAggaaaaattggaaagaaaAGAGGTGCGAACATAACAAACGTGAAAAATTATCCTAACTGGAATAAGAGTAAAGATTGCAGCAAAGATGCGTTCGCACATAACAAGTCGAAAGAAGATAATGTTATGCAACTCTCGGAGACAAAGTGTGGAAACAGCCTGAGGAAAACGTCGAAGATAAAAGCGGCCGACCAACCGAGAGTTTCAGGAAATGTTCTCGCCAAACGTACTTCGAATTCCAAA TCTTGGAAGAGTGCCCAGGATCTCGGCCATTTAGACGCAAATCATGTAATATTGCGAAGAATGACGAACACTCAGAGAATCTTAGTAGGACAAATGTGTGCCTCTCTCAAGACCAAGAGAATTAATAATCAAG GTTTAATTGATGAGAGCGTACCCCTTGCTGCACTAATTGCTCCAGTCCTTTCGCGCAATAGCATTAAAGTCTTGACACAAGGTACGGTATTTTCAAACAGGAATACCATGgatgaagaagaaatagaTGATAACATTGTAGTTCCGGATAAGTTGACTGGCCCTTTGCTTGCAAAG ATACGACAAAATGTAggagaaaatgaaacaaaacgacgtttggaaaattttctaaaaaatgaaatcgtataa
- the LOC139985444 gene encoding tubulin monoglutamylase TTLL4, producing MQADLGHSKPRKFEGSSSRCAATSTSNGCMINLNADSDEEWLKYEKLTEIVFLRSKAKSADHRPASLRNNQAKSVDVIRHRSVKLTKNKSIALKNTAQPVVFDKRADGDKATENVSPLPLRASLFPRVSPYVLFQSHDHIPKKLPKDFARLLKWKFTTSMPRILIKILISSGYQVVNKGTDWSGVWNLSNKDTARYQHMKNYQKMNNIPGSENIGNKDLLWTHLNRMSRKFGPQEYNFMPRTYVLPKEMQKFESMWSRHGMGTTWIIKPPSAGRGQGIKIVNQWWEIPKWHSVIIQRYITRPKLINGLKFDLRIYVLLTSINPMRIYVYKEGLVRFASVRYVRGANLSDKYMHLTNSSVNKQNPAYVVNDGVNSFKGHKWSFASLWSYLKQERVDVADLWSRIKDIIVKTFISVESSMNATILQSLISSYTCYELYGFDVLLDEGLRPWLLEVNILPSLQTDSLLDIAIKGSLVKDVLNVAGYQIPKNEQISSNGVCDKKYDSIAHNYRLYSTALNLGEKMKQNEINAMQTRDEYLDGILRNLTRDDLRQLIRYEDELSQADNFEKLFPTKDSYLYFKFFEVERYYDRLLDAWEYRYSDNRKEGIRRLQRHCETMQHLDQATD from the exons ATGCAGGCTGACCTTGGCCATTCTAAACCACGGAAATTCGAAGGCTCGTCAAGCCGATGCGCGGCCACCAGTACCTCCAATGGTTGCATGATTAACCTTAATGCAGACTCCGACGAAGAATGGTTGAAGTACGAAAAACTCACGGAGATAGTTTTCCTTCGTTCCAAGGCGAAATCAGCCGATCATCGACCTGCGTCCTTACGTAACAATCAAGCTAAATCtgtggacgttatacgacatcgATCGGTGAAATTAACGAAAAACAAGAGCATTGCTCTGAAAAATACGGCTCAACCGGTTGTTTTCGATAAACGGGCGGATGGAGATAAGGCTACTGAGAATGTTTCGCCACTGCCGTTGAGGGCGAGTCTTTTCCCTCGTGTCTCGCCCTACGTTCTCTTTCAAAGTCACGATCATATACCCAAAAAACTGCCGAAAGATTTTGCTCGACTTCTCAAATGGAAATTTACCACATCTATGCCTAggattttaatcaaaattttaatcagtTCTGGATATCAAGTGGTAAATAAAGGGACAGACTGGTCTGGTGTATGGAACTTATCCAATAAAGACACGGCGAGGTATCAACATATGAAAAACTATCAAAAG ATGAACAACATACCAGGATCTGAAAATATAGGCAACAAGGACCTGTTATGGACGCACTTGAATAGAATGTCGCGAAAGTTCGGGCCTCAGGAATATAACTTTATGCCAAGAACGTACGTACTGCCGAAGGAGATGCAGAAATTCGAAAGCATGTGGAGCAGACACGGTATGGGTACCACGTGGATAATTAAACCGCCGTCAGCGGGTCGTGGCCAGGGTATCAAGATTGTTAATCAATGGTGGGAGATACCAAAGTGGCATTCGGTAATCATTCAACGATACATCACCAGACCGAAACTCATTAACGGCTTGAAATTCGATCTGCGAATTTACGTTCTCCTAACAAGCATTAACCCGATGAGAATTTATGTCTACAAAGAGGGCTTGGTTCGTTTCGCCTCGGTCAG ATACGTTCGTGGAGCAAATCTAAGCGACAAATACATGCACCTAACCAACAGCAGCGTGAACAAACAAAATCCAGCGTACGTAGTAAACGACGGAGTGAATTCGTTCAAAGGACACAAATGGTCCTTCGCGAGTTTATGGTCGTATCTGAAGCAGGAAAGGGTGGACGTCGCTGACCTATGGTCTCGGATCAAGGATATCATCGTTAAGACTTTCATATCCGTGGAATCGAGCATGAACGCGACTATTTTACAGAGTCTGATCTCCAGTTACACCTGTTACGAATTGTACGGGTTCGACGTACTTCTCGACGAGGGTTTAAGACCGTGGTTACTCGAAGTGAACATTCTACCGTCGCTGCAGACAGACTCGCTACTCGATATCGCTATTAAG GGCTCTCTGGTGAAAGACGTGTTAAACGTGGCTGGCTACCAAATCCCCAAGAACGAGCAAATTTCGAGCAACGGTGTTTGCGATAAAAAGTACGACTCGATCGCCCATAATTACAGATTGTACAGCACGGCCTTGAACCTTGGCgagaaaatgaaacagaacGAAATCAACGCGATGCAGACTCGCGACGAGTACCTGGATGGAATCCTGCGGAATTTGACGAGGGACGACCTGAGGCAGCTGATCCGCTACGAAGACGAGCTCAGTCAAGCTGATAACTTTGAGAAACTATTCCCTACCAAGGATTcttatttgtatttcaaatTCTTCGAGGTCGAAAGATACTACGATCGATTACTGGACGCCTGGGAATATCGTTACTCCGATAACAGAAAGGAAGGAATTCGTAGACTGCAACGACATTGCGAAACGATGCAGCACTTAGATCAAGCCACCGATTGA